The sequence GATCGCGCTCTGCGGCGTCTGGCTGCTCTGGATGAAGCTGTCGGGACGCGGCCAGGAGTCCAATCCGAATGCGCCGGTCGTGGAGCATGATCCCGCGACCTGCAATCATCCCCATCACCGGCTCGGCCGCAATCTCGCCTTCGGGCCCCGGGTCGCTCCCGTCGGCCTCGCCAATGCGGGTTTTTCGGCCACCGGGCTCACCGACAGCCGCGTCGCGTCCGGGGCGACCAGCCTCGCCTGCGATTGCGGCCATTCGCACGCGCCCGACCCGTCCCAGCTCGACCGCCCGCTGACTGTCGGCCGGGCCTGGACGGCGATCCTCGCCGTCGGGATCCGCCCCTGCTCGGGCGCGATCATCGTGCTGGTCTTCGCCGTATCGCAGAAGCTCTATTGGGCCGGCATCCTGTCAGTGCTGCTGATGGCGCTCGGCACCGGCCTGACGGTCTCGGCGCTCGCAACGCTGGCGGTCAAGGCCAAGGACCTCGCGCTGCGCTTTTCCGGCGGCGAGACGCGGACGCAACTGCGCGTCGTCAACGGCCTGCAGATCGCTGTCGCCAGCGGCATCCTGCTCTTCGGCCTGCTGATGCTCGGCGGCGCCCTCGCGGCGGGGTAATTTCGAGACGGCTCTTCCTTCACCTCTCCCTGAGGGAGAGGTCGACGGCCAAAGGCCGGATCCTGCAGATCTCGATTTCCAACATCCTGAGGAGGCCTGCGAAGCAGGCCGTCTCGAAGGACGCACCACCTTAGGGCCTGTCTTGAAGCGGCACCGCCCTGCGTGCTTCGAGACGGCCCTTCCGGGCCTCCTCAGCATGTTGAGGATGGTGTTTGCTCAAAGACAGAGAGACTCTCTGTGCGCCCCCTCCGCGGAAGAAGCTGGGCGTCTTGCCTCCTCAAGAACTACTCCGCCGCCGCAGCCAGGCGACCGCGCGAGGCCAGGCGCGCCCGCATTGCCTCGCCGAAGGCGCGGAACAGGCGGGCGGAGGGCGCGTCGGTCGTCACCCAATATTCCGGATGCCACTGCACCCCGACGGCAAAGCCCGGCGCGTCCCGGACGCTGACCGCCTCGATCGTGCCATCCGCCGCCAACGCCTCGACGACCAGCCCTTCGGCCAGTTCGCCGATCGCCTGCCGGTGCAGCGAGTTCACCTCGATCTCGTCGCGCTCGACGATGCGGGCGAAACAGCCATCGGCGATGATCCGGACCGGGTGGCGGATCGCGAAGCGCTCGGCCTGGACCTCGGAAACCGGCGCGCGGTGGTCGTGGCGGCCGGGATGCTCCTGCACTTCCGAGATCAGCGTGCCGCCCAGCGCCACGTTCAGTTCCTGCTGGCCGCGGCAGATGGCGAGCAGCGGCACGCCCTGCCGGATCGCGGCGCGGATCAGCGGCAGCGTGGTCGAATCGCGGGCCGGGTCATAGGGCTCGGTGCGCGGATCGGCGCTTTCGCCATAGAGCGAGGGATGGACGTTGGAGCGGCTGCCAGTGACCAGCACGCCATCGACCCGCTCCAGCAGCGCCTCGATGTCGAGCGCGTCGCCCAGCGACGGCACGATCACCGGAATACCGCCGGCGCCGGTAAGGACCGCCTTCACATAGGTCTCGGAAGCGGCGTGCCAGCGATAGCCCTCGAACTCGCGCACATCGGCCGCAACGGCCACGAGAGGCGAGGCATTCTTCAGTTCCGTCATGATCCAGATCGCTTGCTGTGAGGCATTTCGCTCCTTTTACACCGGACCATGGCAAAAAGCCGTCTTTTCGCCAACTCTGCCGGCTACCCACCGAGCCCCCCATAGGCGTTCCCCCGGACGCCGGCAGCCCAGGCCGAGACAGCCGCCGAAAGGCGTTGAGTCCCGGCCGCGATGGCTGCCCTGACCAACCAGGAGGTAAGGAATGGCTCCGAACCGACCGGATCGACGCACGTTCCTCCGCACCGCCGTCATCGCCCCGGGCGTGGCGGTGGCAGGCGCCGCCACGCCCGCGCTGGCCGCCCCCGCCGTGACGTCCAGCCTGCCCGACATCGTCTGGCGGCTGCAATCGAGCTTCCCCGCCTCGCTCGAAACCATTCACGGCAGCGCCGAGGCGATGGCGCGCACGATCGCGGCGCTGACCGGCGGCCGGTTTCGCATCGAGATCGAGACGCCCGGCCATTTGGCGCCCGGCGCCGAGACGCTCGACGCCGTGCGCAACGGCGCCATCCAGGCGCACCAGACCTGTTCCTACTATTATATGGATCTCGACCCCGCCTTCGCGATCGGCACCGCCCTGCCCTTCGGCATGAACGCCCGGATGCAGGACGCCTGGATAACGGATGGCGGCGGCCAGCACCTGCTCGACACCTTCTATGCCAATTACGACCTGGTCTCCTTCGTCGTCGGCAATACGGGCGCGCAGATGGGCGGCTGGTTCCGGCGCGAGATCCGCAGCCTGCCGGAGATCGCCGGCATGAAGATGCGGATTGCCGGCGTCGGCGGCACCGTGCTCGCCCGGCTGGGCGTCGAGCCGCAGCAGATCGCGCCCGAGGGGATCTATGCCGCCCTGGCCGATGGCACGATCGACGCCGCCGAATGGGGCGGGCCGTATGAGGACGAGAAGTTCGGCTTCTACAAGGTCGCGCCCTATTACTACTATCCCGGCTGGTGGGAGGGCGGACCGTCCGTCCACCTGCTCGTCAACCGCCCGGCCTTCGAGGCGCTGCCGGAGCTCTACAAGGTGGCGCTCCGCACGGCCGCCGGCCAGGCCTCGCACGAGATGCTCGCCCGCTACGATGTGCGCAACAACACGGCCATCCGCAGCCTGATCGACAAGGGGGTGCAACTGCGGCCCTTCCCGACGGACCTGCTGGAGGCCACCTACAAGGCGTCGTTCGAGCTCTATGCCGAACTCGCGGCAGAGCACCCGCGCTTCAAGGCGATCTACGAGCCGTGGAAGCTGTTCCGCGACCAGATCTACCAGTCGTTCCGTGTCGCCGAATTCTCGTTCGAGAGCTTCGGCTTCGCCCAGCAGGCCAAGGGGCTCTAGGGTTCAAGCCCATCGTCCCACCGGTGGATCCTCCTTCGAGGCTTCGCTGAAGCGAAGCACCTCAGGATGATGGCGGAGTGTGCCAGTCCCGCTGAAACTTGGGAAATGCCGGGAGCCGGCGATCCCCCTCTCCCGCTCGCGGGAGAGGGCTGGGGTGAGGGTCTTTCCTGACCGCCCCGAACCTAACGGAACACGATCCGACCTTCAGGCTTCGGCGCGATCGTCTTCCGCGCCGCGATATAGTCGATCACGTCGCTCGCCATCAGCTTGGCGTCGACCGGGCTGATCAGCCGCGCCGCATCCTTGAACGCGACATAGCCGTCGCCGCCATCGGCGACATAGTCGTTGGTGGCGAGCGTGTATTTCTTGTCCGGATCGAGCGGCGCGCCGTTCACCGTGACGCTCTTCACCCGCATGCCGGGCAGTTGCTTCAGGTCGACCTCGACGACGAGACCCGAGACCTGCGGGAAGCGGCCGGCGGCCGCCTCGGCGAGGCTGAAGCCGCTTTCGAGCGCCGCCTTCAGCGCCTTGCCGGTGACGGCCAGCTTCACCGTCTTGTTGCCGAAGGGCAGCTCGCTGAAGACGTCGGCCCGGGTCAGCACGGTGCCGGCCGGATATTCCTTGTCGGCGCGGATGCCGCCGCCATTGGTGAGGGCGATGTCGGCGCCGACCGAGGCGCGCATCGCATCGGCGATCAGGTCGCCGATCGCCGCCTCCTCGCCGCGCACCGTGGCGCGACGGCTGTCGAGCGGCGTCTGCGTGGTGCCGATCTCGACCTTCAGCTCGGCGTCGAGCTTGTCCTGATAGCCCTTCACCACGCCGGCGATCTTCGGATCTGGCGTCACCGTGGCGCTGTCGATGATCTCGAAATGCGGCCGCCAGTCGACCTTGGTCTTGCCGTCCTTCTCGCTCTTGTCGATCGTCACCCGCGTGACGACGATGCTTTCCGCCTGCGCGCCGGATTCCGTCAGCGCCGTCTTGCCGTCGAAGAAGGTCAGCAGGTGCTCGTCATGGCCGGACAGCACCAGATCGGCGGCGTGGTTGCGCACCAGCGCGATATCGACCGAAAGCGGCGTGTGGACGACCGCGACGACGAAATCCGCGCCCGCCTCGCGCAGCGCCTTGCCCTTGGCCTTGCCGGTCTCGATCGAGGAATTGAAGACCGTGTCGCCCGAGGTGGCGACCACCGGCGTGTCCTCGGTGGTCAGGCCGTAGAAGCCGATCTTGATGCCCTCGATATCGACGATCTTCTCGTCGACCGTGTTCTTCGGCTGGCTGCCGTCCTTTTCGCGGATGTTCGAGGTGACAACGGGAAAGGTCGCCTCGCCGATGCGCGCGTGAAAAACGTCCGGCCCGAAATCGAATTCGTGATTGCCGGGAGTCATCACATCGACCTTCATCTGGTTGAGGATGTCGATGATATGGACGCCCTTGTCGATGCCCGAGAGCAGCGACGGCGAGATGGTGTCGCCGGAATGGACGAACAGAGTCGGCCCCTTGGCGCGCTCGGCCTCGACGACCGTGGCCAGCTTGGCAAAACCACCGCGACCGTCCAGCTCCTCTATCCGGTCGATGTCGTTGGTCTGCACGAAGGTGATCGTCACCGGCGCGGCCCATGACGGCATCGCGACAAGGGCGGCGAAGGCGAGAAGGCCGAATCGCAGGCTGCGCTGGCGTCCGAACATGAGGGCGATCTCCGGTCAGGGTTGTGCGAGGGGCGCGTGGCCTGAGCATGCCATGCTCATGTTGCAATCGCATAGCGCCGACGCGCCCGAACGGCGCTGCGACAACGCGCGACGGATGAAAATGCACCCTGCCCCTTCGCGCCGCGCGAGGTTGAGGGTAAGTTCCGGCACGATGACCAGCCAGACCGCCGATATCGCCCCTCCCAAGAGCAAGCCTGCCGACCACCCGCCGATTTCGATCGGCCGGGTCGGCGTGCTCCTCGTCAATCTCGGAACGCCGGATGCGACCGACTATTGGTCGATGCGGCGCTATCTGAAGGAATTCCTTTCGGATCCGCGCGTCATCGAGGTGCCGAAGCTGATCTGGTGGCCGCTGCTGAACGGCGTCATCCTGACGACGCGCCCGCAGAAGTCCGGCAAGAACTACGAGTCGATCTGGAACAAGGAGCGCAACGAATCGCCCTTGCGCACCATCACCCGCTCGCAGTCCGACAAGCTCTCCGCCGCCTTTGCCGACAATGGCAAGATCGTCGTCGAGTGGGCGATGCGCTATGGCACCCCCTCGATCGCGGAAAAGATCGACGGGCTGAAGCGCGCGGGCTGCGACCGGATCCTGATCGCCCCGCTCTATCCGCAATATTCCGCGACGACGACGGCGACGGTCAACGACAAGGCCTTCGACAAGCTGCGCACCATGCGCTGGCAGCCGGCCGTCCGCACCATGCCGGCCTATCACGACGACCCGGTCTATATCGCGGCGCTCGCCACCTCGGTCGAGCGCTCGATCGCGGCGCTCGATTTCGAGCCGGAGATCGTGCTCGCCTCGTTCCACGGCCTGCCCAAGCGCAATCTTGAGCTGGGCGACCCCTATCACTGCCATTGCGTGAAGACCGCCCGCCTGCTGCGCGAACAGCTTGGCTGGCCAAAGGACAAGCTGCGCGCGACCTTCCAATCGCGCTTCGGCAAGGCGGAATGGCTGCAGCCCTATACCGACAAGACCGTCGAGGCGCTGGCCAAGGCCGGCGTCAAGCGCATCGCCGTGGTGACGCCTGGCTTCTCGGCCGATTGCGTCGAGACGCTGGAAGAAATCGCCGGCGAGAACGCCGAGATCTTCCGCCACCATGGCGGCGAGCAGTTTGCCGCCCTTCCCTGTCTCAACGACAGCCCGGAAGGCATGGCGCTGCTGGAACACCTCGTGCGCCGCGAACTGCTCGGCTGGGTGTGACCGGCGCCAATTGCGTCGCCGGATCGAAATCCCTACACCTCCTCTGACCGCGACAGGCGTGGCAGAGGGATTGGGCGATGGGATTTTTCGGTTTCGACATCACGGTGCTGGTGGTCGTCGTTCTTGTCATTCTGGTGCTGATCGCCGGCATCAAGACCGTGCCGCAAGGTCATAGTTATACGGTGGAGCGGTTCAGCCGCTATACCCGCACCCTGTCGCCCGGCCTCAACCTGATCGTCCCCTTCATCGACCGCATCGGCGCGAAGATGAACATGATGGAGCAGGTGCTCGACGTCCCGACGCAGGAAATCATCACCAAGGACAACGCCACCGTCTCGGTCGATGGCGTGGCCTTCTACCAGGTGCTGGACGCCGCCCGAGCCGCCTATGAGGTGAACGGCCTCAAGAACGCGCTGCTGAATCTGACCATGACCAATATCCGTACCGTCATGGGCTCGATGGATCTCGACCAGCTGCTGTCGCATCGCGACGAGATCAATGACAGGCTGCTGCGCGTCGTCGATTCCGCCGCCGCTTCCTGGGGCATCAAGATCACCCGCATCGAGATCAAGGACATCGTGCCGCCGGCCGATCTCGTCGATTCCATGGGCCGGCAGATGAAGGCGGAGCGCGAGAAGCGCGCCCAGATCCTTGAGGCGGAGGGCGCGCGCCAGTCGGCCATCCTGAAGGCCGAGGGCGAAAAGCAGGCGCAGATCCTGCAGGCCGAGGGCCGGCGCGAGGCCGCCTTCCGCGATGCCGAGGCGCGCGAGCGCTCGGCGGAAGCCGAGGCCAAGGCGACCGAGCTGGTCAGCAAGGCGATCGCGGCCGGCGACGTGCAGGCGATCAACTATTTCGTCGCGCAGGGCTATACCAAGGCGCTGGAAAAGCTCGCCTCCGCCCCCAACCAGAAGGTGCTGATGCTGCCCGTCGAGGCGACGGCGCTGATCGGCTCGATCGGCGGCATCGCGGAGCTCGCGCGCGGCGCCTTTGGCGGCCCGGACCCGGAACCCGCCCAGCGCCGCCGCCAGACCTCCAGCGTGCCGCGTTCCGGCGAAGGATCGTTCTGATGATCGTCGAGGCGGTCCGGCAGCTCGGCCCATGGAGCTGGTGGATCCTCGGCCTGCTGCTGCTCGGCGTCGAGGTGCTGGCGCCCGGCGCCTTCTTCCTGTGGTTCGGCATCGCCGCGCTGATCGTCGGCGCGCTGGCGCTTCTCGTCGTGGTGAGCTGGCAGGCACAGGCGATCCTGTTCGTCGCGCTGGCACTGGTCCTGGTCATTCTCGGCCGGCGCTTCTATTCGCGCGAGCGTCGCCCGGGCGACCAGCCGCATCTGAACCAGCGCGCGGCGCGCTTCGTCGGCGGCGTCTATCCTCTGGCCGAGGCGATTTCCAACGGCCATGGCCGCATCCGCATCGATGACACGACCTGGAGCGTCACCGGCCCCGACCTGCCATCCGGCACCCGCGTCCGCGTCACCGGCTTCGACGGCGCCGTTCTGAAGGTCGTGGCGGCGTAGGCGCGTCGATCTCACCTGTCGGGATAACCCTTGGCGCAGCCTCGTCGTTGAAACGCGAAATCGGGATCACTCGGGCGTCATCCCGGCGAAGGCCGGGATCCAGACACACCGTCTTGTGGAACGAAGGCTGGCCACTTCTTGCCTGGCCGGTGTTCATGGGCCCCGGCCTTCGCCGGGGCGACGAGCGTCCAAATAGCCTCAGCCTGTCAGTCTGTCCTCAGCGTGAGCAACCTCTTCCGAGGTCAAAGATGAAGGGAATCTTCGCTACGCCACGCCGATCCGCAGCAGGTCGTGCATGTGCAGCACGCCGACCGGCCGGTCGCCTTCGACCACGAACAGCACGGTGATCTTGGCGGCGTTCAGCCGGTCGATCGCCGCGCCCACCAGCATGTCCGGCTGGATCGTCTTCGGCGAGCGGGTCATCACCTGGTCGACGCTGCGCGACAGCAAATCCGGCCCGATATGACGGCGCAGGTCGCCATCCGTGATCATGCCGATCAGCGCGCCGTCGCCGTCGATCACGCCGAGGCAGCCAAGCCCCTTCGCGGTCATCGTGACGATCGCTTCCGTCATCGGCGCGCCGGAATGAGCCACGGGCATCGACGCGCCCTTGTGCATCACGTCGCGGACGAAATGCAGGCTGGCACCCAGTTTGCCGCCGGGATGGAACAGGCGGAAATCCTGCGCCGTGAAGCCGCGCGTCTCGAGCAGAGCGATGGCGAGCGCATCGCCCAGCGCCAGCTGCATCACCGCCGAGGTCGTCGGCGCGAGGCCATGCGGGCAGGCCTCCTCCGCGCGCGGCAGCGCCAGCACATGGCTCGCCTGGCGGCCGAGCGTGCTGTCGGCATTGGAGGTGACGGCGATCAGCGGCGTGCGGAAACGGCTCGCATATTCGACCACGGCGCGCAGTTCCGCCGTCTCGCCCGACCAGGACAGCGCCAGGATGATGTCGTCGCGGCCGACCATGCCGAGATCGCCATGGCTCGCCTCGGCGGCGTGGACGAAGAAGGCCGGCGTGCCGGTGGACGCCAGCGTCGCCGCGATCTTGACGCCGACATGGCCGCTCTTGCCGACGCCAGTGACGACGACGCGGCCGCCATGGGCGCGGATCATGTCCACGACTTCGGCGAAGGGCGCGGCCAGCGGCCCGGCGAAGGCGGCGGCCAGGGCATCGAGGCCGGCGCGCTCGCTTTCCAGCGTCCTGAGCGCCGAGGCGACCGACGGACCCGCCATGTCCACGCTCACCAGATGTTCGCCTGTCTTGCCCGCCACCGGCATCGTTCACTCCGCATCCGTTTTCTGGCGGGCTTTTAGCATGCCCGACTTGCCCGCGCCGCCGGAAAACGCTGTGCGGCGGAGAGGCCGTGACAACCTTCTCTTAACCAAGGCCGTTTACGGTTCGGAAACCATAGTGTCCGGCTCGCCGGTCGCTACCCGTTTTCGTCAGAAGGCCACGGCAAGCGGCAATGCACATTCCAGTCCGGCTCATCCTGTCGGCGGCGCTCCTCACGGCGCTCGCATCGACGACGGTTGCCCGGGCCCAGGACGCCGCCCTGCCGGCCGCTCTGCTCGACGACATCGACGCTTTCGGCAGCCTGCGCGGCAGCGACGGACAGGCCGCCGTCGACCTCACCCTGCCGACCGAGACCACCGGCACCGGCCGCGACGAGCCGCTGCAAACCGGCCGCGCCGTGCGTACCGAGCGCATCGCGCCGATCATCGCCGAGGAGGACGAGCCGGCCCGGCCGCGCAACCGCACCGCCGATGCGCTCGATGCCTCCAGCTACGACCCGCTCGGCATCCGCATGGGCAGCTTTACCGTGCTGCCTTCGATCGAACTGCGCGGCGGCTATACCTCGAACGCGGCGGGTTCCGCGACCGGGGGACCGTCGGGGCTGCTGACTCTGGTGCCGGACCTGATCGTCAAGTCGGACTGGAGCCGGCATGCGCTCGACTTCAAGTTCCACGGCACCTACGACTATTTCACCGACACCTCCGTCGCGCCGAAGCCGACCGTGGATGCCGAAGCCAATGCCCGCATCGACCTGCCGCGCGACTGGGCGCTGCGGCTGCGGGCGGCCTATAATTACGAGACGCAGTCGCTCTCCAACCTCGATTACCCGACCGGCGTCGACAACCCGCCGGGGATCAACACCTATGCGGCCGGGGCGACGCTGGATGGCACGCTGGGCCGCACCGTGCTGCAGCTGCGCAGCAACATCGCCTATTCCGGCTATGAGGACGGCAAGGCCGGCGACGTCACCATCCCGCAGGGCTATCGCGACAACACGCTGGTCAGCGCCGCCGCCCGCGTCGGCTACGAGGTGACGCCGGTTCTCACCCCCTTCGTCGAGGCCGAGGTCTCCGACCGCAGCTTCCGCCAGAAGATCGATCCCAACGGCTTCAGCCGCGCCAGCCAGGGCGTGACGCTGCGCGGCGGCATCGCCTATTCGGCCGATCCGGTGCTCCGGGGCGAACTCGCCATCGGCTGGCATCACGAGCGCTATGACGACAATGCGTTCCAGCCGCTGAACGCCATGACCATCGACGGCAGTGTGTTGTGGGCGCCGACCGAGCTGACCAATTTCACGCTGCGCGCCGCCACCTATGTCGATCCAACGACGGATTCGAGCTCGGCCGGCTCGATCGTCTACGATGTCGGGCTGAAGGCCCAGCATGCGCTGCGCCGCAACCTGACGCTCGAGGCCGACCTCGGCTATCAGTACCAGGACTACCAGGGCATCAACGCCGCCGACGTGACCTATGAAGCCGGCTTCGGGGTGACGTGGAAAATCAATCGCGCCGCCTGGCTTGTCGGCCGTTTCTCGCAGGAATACTACAAGAGTGCCCAGCCGGGCGGAGACTATCCGACCACCACCGTCACGGTCGGTCTGCGCCTGCAGCGTTGATTTTCAGCTGATTTCGTTTGCCGTGTCATCAACCCGACACGTTCACCGGTTATGCGGGATATCATGGCCTTCAATCACCGCAAAACGATCACCTTCCGCCTCGCCCAGACAGCGCGTGCCGCTCGTGGGCGTTCAGGTAGTCATCTCGCGCGGATCGGGCTCCATCCCGGCCAGGACAGCGTTCTGAAGACGCTCTCCGAGCAGGATGGCCTCTCGATGAGCCAGCTGGCGCAATCACTGGCCGTGCAGCCGCCCACCGTCACCAAGATGGTGAGCCGCCTCGCCGCCCAGGGCTATGTCGAGCGCAAGGCCTCCAAGGGCGACGGCCGCCAGGCGCATGTCTATCTGACGCAGCAGGGCCGCGACGCCATCGTCGACATCGACAAGGGCTGGAAGCGCCTCGAAAAGGAAGCGCTCGCCGGTCTCGACGACAAGGACGTCAAGCGCCTGCGCAAGCTGCTGCGCCAGATCGAGCGCAACCTCTCGGCCATCCCCGAGGATGGCGAAGACGACGCGATCGACGAGCCGGAAGCCGAGCCGGACACGGAATCGAAGGCGGACGCAGCCGCTCTCGCGCCGGAGAACGCCGAAACGGCGGCTTGAGCCGGGCGGCGCAATCTGCTTGATTGGGCAAGGCCCGATCGCCGATAGCGCCTGCCCCCTCACGGGCATCCTCCCCCGACCGACTTCCCGGAGTCCGGATGTCTTCCCCGTTGCCGACCGCCGATGCGGAGGCCACGCTGCGCCTGCGCGGCATCGCCATCTACTCGCTCGCCATGCTGCTGTTCGCCTGCACCGACGCCTGCGCCAAATATGCGGGCCAGTTCGTGCCGGTCATGGAGGTGGTCTGGCTCCGCTTCGCAGTCCAGGTCCTGCTCGCCATCCTGGTGTTCCAGCCGTGGCGCGCCATCGCGCTCTACAAGACGCGGCGGCCGGTGCTGCAATTCATGCGCGGCATGTTCCTGGCCGGCTCGACGGTGTTCAATTTCCTCGCCATCCACGAGTTGCAGCTCGACCAGACCATGTCGATCGGCTTCTCCGCGCCCTTCATCACGGCGGCGCTGGCCGGCCCGCTGCTCGGCGAATGGGCGGGGCCCCGCCGCTGGGCCGCGATCCTGGTCGGCTTCGTCGGCGTGCTGGTCATCACCATGCCCGGCTTCGGATCCTTGAAGCCGGCGATCTTCCTGTCGCTCGCCGCCGCCTTCTCCAACGCCTTCTACATCCTCTCGACCCGGCTCCTGACCCGCACCGACAGCAGCGCCGGCCTGCTGCTCTATTCGGCGCTGATCC is a genomic window of Kaistia defluvii containing:
- a CDS encoding DMT family transporter produces the protein MSSPLPTADAEATLRLRGIAIYSLAMLLFACTDACAKYAGQFVPVMEVVWLRFAVQVLLAILVFQPWRAIALYKTRRPVLQFMRGMFLAGSTVFNFLAIHELQLDQTMSIGFSAPFITAALAGPLLGEWAGPRRWAAILVGFVGVLVITMPGFGSLKPAIFLSLAAAFSNAFYILSTRLLTRTDSSAGLLLYSALIPMLVLSPTALPTISAPPTLLVGVCMFMTGALAFAGHWCLVRAHKQTAVPVLAPFMYTGLIWMILLGYVVFNDVPAPRTLVGASIIIASGLYLLYRERVKAPERQEPVDVLDG
- a CDS encoding NfeD family protein — its product is MIVEAVRQLGPWSWWILGLLLLGVEVLAPGAFFLWFGIAALIVGALALLVVVSWQAQAILFVALALVLVILGRRFYSRERRPGDQPHLNQRAARFVGGVYPLAEAISNGHGRIRIDDTTWSVTGPDLPSGTRVRVTGFDGAVLKVVAA
- a CDS encoding TRAP transporter substrate-binding protein, which codes for MAPNRPDRRTFLRTAVIAPGVAVAGAATPALAAPAVTSSLPDIVWRLQSSFPASLETIHGSAEAMARTIAALTGGRFRIEIETPGHLAPGAETLDAVRNGAIQAHQTCSYYYMDLDPAFAIGTALPFGMNARMQDAWITDGGGQHLLDTFYANYDLVSFVVGNTGAQMGGWFRREIRSLPEIAGMKMRIAGVGGTVLARLGVEPQQIAPEGIYAALADGTIDAAEWGGPYEDEKFGFYKVAPYYYYPGWWEGGPSVHLLVNRPAFEALPELYKVALRTAAGQASHEMLARYDVRNNTAIRSLIDKGVQLRPFPTDLLEATYKASFELYAELAAEHPRFKAIYEPWKLFRDQIYQSFRVAEFSFESFGFAQQAKGL
- a CDS encoding gamma-glutamyl-gamma-aminobutyrate hydrolase family protein, whose translation is MTELKNASPLVAVAADVREFEGYRWHAASETYVKAVLTGAGGIPVIVPSLGDALDIEALLERVDGVLVTGSRSNVHPSLYGESADPRTEPYDPARDSTTLPLIRAAIRQGVPLLAICRGQQELNVALGGTLISEVQEHPGRHDHRAPVSEVQAERFAIRHPVRIIADGCFARIVERDEIEVNSLHRQAIGELAEGLVVEALAADGTIEAVSVRDAPGFAVGVQWHPEYWVTTDAPSARLFRAFGEAMRARLASRGRLAAAAE
- the hemH gene encoding ferrochelatase produces the protein MTSQTADIAPPKSKPADHPPISIGRVGVLLVNLGTPDATDYWSMRRYLKEFLSDPRVIEVPKLIWWPLLNGVILTTRPQKSGKNYESIWNKERNESPLRTITRSQSDKLSAAFADNGKIVVEWAMRYGTPSIAEKIDGLKRAGCDRILIAPLYPQYSATTTATVNDKAFDKLRTMRWQPAVRTMPAYHDDPVYIAALATSVERSIAALDFEPEIVLASFHGLPKRNLELGDPYHCHCVKTARLLREQLGWPKDKLRATFQSRFGKAEWLQPYTDKTVEALAKAGVKRIAVVTPGFSADCVETLEEIAGENAEIFRHHGGEQFAALPCLNDSPEGMALLEHLVRRELLGWV
- a CDS encoding nickel/cobalt transporter; translation: MKPSRAFRWTGAVAASAMPTLALAAPSPFGIATPDGGGTVGWAGPLAPLFQWIARQQSVFYRDLTDALANLSQSGHAALILVALSFAYGVFHAVGPGHGKAVIASYLLATGDRLKRGIVISFASALVQALTAILVVSVGTLILNVTAMTMTRATDALEIASYALIALCGVWLLWMKLSGRGQESNPNAPVVEHDPATCNHPHHRLGRNLAFGPRVAPVGLANAGFSATGLTDSRVASGATSLACDCGHSHAPDPSQLDRPLTVGRAWTAILAVGIRPCSGAIIVLVFAVSQKLYWAGILSVLLMALGTGLTVSALATLAVKAKDLALRFSGGETRTQLRVVNGLQIAVASGILLFGLLMLGGALAAG
- a CDS encoding bifunctional metallophosphatase/5'-nucleotidase, coding for MFGRQRSLRFGLLAFAALVAMPSWAAPVTITFVQTNDIDRIEELDGRGGFAKLATVVEAERAKGPTLFVHSGDTISPSLLSGIDKGVHIIDILNQMKVDVMTPGNHEFDFGPDVFHARIGEATFPVVTSNIREKDGSQPKNTVDEKIVDIEGIKIGFYGLTTEDTPVVATSGDTVFNSSIETGKAKGKALREAGADFVVAVVHTPLSVDIALVRNHAADLVLSGHDEHLLTFFDGKTALTESGAQAESIVVTRVTIDKSEKDGKTKVDWRPHFEIIDSATVTPDPKIAGVVKGYQDKLDAELKVEIGTTQTPLDSRRATVRGEEAAIGDLIADAMRASVGADIALTNGGGIRADKEYPAGTVLTRADVFSELPFGNKTVKLAVTGKALKAALESGFSLAEAAAGRFPQVSGLVVEVDLKQLPGMRVKSVTVNGAPLDPDKKYTLATNDYVADGGDGYVAFKDAARLISPVDAKLMASDVIDYIAARKTIAPKPEGRIVFR
- a CDS encoding KpsF/GutQ family sugar-phosphate isomerase — protein: MPVAGKTGEHLVSVDMAGPSVASALRTLESERAGLDALAAAFAGPLAAPFAEVVDMIRAHGGRVVVTGVGKSGHVGVKIAATLASTGTPAFFVHAAEASHGDLGMVGRDDIILALSWSGETAELRAVVEYASRFRTPLIAVTSNADSTLGRQASHVLALPRAEEACPHGLAPTTSAVMQLALGDALAIALLETRGFTAQDFRLFHPGGKLGASLHFVRDVMHKGASMPVAHSGAPMTEAIVTMTAKGLGCLGVIDGDGALIGMITDGDLRRHIGPDLLSRSVDQVMTRSPKTIQPDMLVGAAIDRLNAAKITVLFVVEGDRPVGVLHMHDLLRIGVA
- a CDS encoding outer membrane beta-barrel protein, coding for MHIPVRLILSAALLTALASTTVARAQDAALPAALLDDIDAFGSLRGSDGQAAVDLTLPTETTGTGRDEPLQTGRAVRTERIAPIIAEEDEPARPRNRTADALDASSYDPLGIRMGSFTVLPSIELRGGYTSNAAGSATGGPSGLLTLVPDLIVKSDWSRHALDFKFHGTYDYFTDTSVAPKPTVDAEANARIDLPRDWALRLRAAYNYETQSLSNLDYPTGVDNPPGINTYAAGATLDGTLGRTVLQLRSNIAYSGYEDGKAGDVTIPQGYRDNTLVSAAARVGYEVTPVLTPFVEAEVSDRSFRQKIDPNGFSRASQGVTLRGGIAYSADPVLRGELAIGWHHERYDDNAFQPLNAMTIDGSVLWAPTELTNFTLRAATYVDPTTDSSSAGSIVYDVGLKAQHALRRNLTLEADLGYQYQDYQGINAADVTYEAGFGVTWKINRAAWLVGRFSQEYYKSAQPGGDYPTTTVTVGLRLQR
- a CDS encoding MarR family winged helix-turn-helix transcriptional regulator, with product MAFNHRKTITFRLAQTARAARGRSGSHLARIGLHPGQDSVLKTLSEQDGLSMSQLAQSLAVQPPTVTKMVSRLAAQGYVERKASKGDGRQAHVYLTQQGRDAIVDIDKGWKRLEKEALAGLDDKDVKRLRKLLRQIERNLSAIPEDGEDDAIDEPEAEPDTESKADAAALAPENAETAA
- a CDS encoding SPFH domain-containing protein, with the protein product MGFFGFDITVLVVVVLVILVLIAGIKTVPQGHSYTVERFSRYTRTLSPGLNLIVPFIDRIGAKMNMMEQVLDVPTQEIITKDNATVSVDGVAFYQVLDAARAAYEVNGLKNALLNLTMTNIRTVMGSMDLDQLLSHRDEINDRLLRVVDSAAASWGIKITRIEIKDIVPPADLVDSMGRQMKAEREKRAQILEAEGARQSAILKAEGEKQAQILQAEGRREAAFRDAEARERSAEAEAKATELVSKAIAAGDVQAINYFVAQGYTKALEKLASAPNQKVLMLPVEATALIGSIGGIAELARGAFGGPDPEPAQRRRQTSSVPRSGEGSF